Genomic DNA from Haloarcula marina:
CCGAACGTCGCCACGACGCTGCTGCCCGCGCTCCTGTTCGCTTCGGCGCTCGGCGGACACGTCCTGCTCGTCCGGGTCGAGTCGCTCGACCTCCGGCGGTCCCCGCGTGAACGGACGGGGCGCGACCCCGTCCGCCTCGTGACCGTGCTGACGGGTCTGGCCGCAATCGCGGCGCTGATGGTGATGTTCGTCCGTCTCGGGTCGCCACAGACCGGCATCCCGTTCCTCGTCGGCCCACCCGTCGTCTACGACGCGCTCGCGGGCCTCGTCATCGCAGAGACGTGTCTGGTCGCCGCGACGTACGTCCTCGCGGTCGTCCGGCGGACACAGAGCACGTGGCTCGTCGACATCGGCACCGAACAGAGCGGGACCGCGGCGATAGCGGCGCTCCTCCTCCTCGCACCGTTCCCCCCGCGGGTCGCGACGGCCGCAGAGACGGTGGTGACGAGCGTCCCGCCGATTCCGAACGTCCTCGCGTTCCGATTCGTGCTCGTGGTTCTCGCTGGGGCCGCGCTGTTCTCGCTGGCGGTCGGCCTGCGAACTCTCCTGAGTACCGTCGATATGTTCACCCGCAGCGACGGCCACACGGCACGCGTCCGCGGGACCGCCGCGATGCTGTACCTCGGTGTCGTCCTCGTGGCGTTCCGTCACGACGTCGCGGTCCTCGCGCTGGTCGGCGGCGTCGGGAGCATCCTCGTGTGGGACCTGCAAGAACACGCCATCGTCCTCGGCGAGCAGGTCGGCCGTCGACTGACGATGACCCGTCCCGAGGGGGCGCACTTCGTCGGGAGCACGCTGGTCGGCGGCGTCGGCG
This window encodes:
- a CDS encoding DUF7519 family protein, translating into MAGYDPRPRTGGTAVATLVACLVAGTAVAAVSSVALTAGFLGAAVALGAAFRLTGSETRLATLVGSLLAPTGTVAAVGLAGYWLSLGFQPEGALMPLRLLKRLVLPSLGLGLVVLALARQLSFLADDEGGSFGSVGWSLFVQSVGIVGVALAVGWIAFLPPGVQSQFTAVFETWAHLVELRAEPNVATTLLPALLFASALGGHVLLVRVESLDLRRSPRERTGRDPVRLVTVLTGLAAIAALMVMFVRLGSPQTGIPFLVGPPVVYDALAGLVIAETCLVAATYVLAVVRRTQSTWLVDIGTEQSGTAAIAALLLLAPFPPRVATAAETVVTSVPPIPNVLAFRFVLVVLAGAALFSLAVGLRTLLSTVDMFTRSDGHTARVRGTAAMLYLGVVLVAFRHDVAVLALVGGVGSILVWDLQEHAIVLGEQVGRRLTMTRPEGAHFVGSTLVGGVGVGIGYAVVAATDRSVSAAFPAVVLTGVLVSAILLAVLWLPRVRAD